The DNA window CAGCAGCACTTCGCCCTGCTTGGGGCCACCTACCTCGATGTCTTCAATCTGCAGCGGCTTACCCGCTTCCCAGGCCACGGCGGCGCGAGATTTCATGGTCTTCTCCTCAATAGTTTTACAGTAAAGCCGGGCCGGTATTTTCTGCCCTGTCTGTCATTAGCCGGAGCCTACCACATGAGATCGTCGGGGATCGGGTAGTCGGCATAAGGATCATCCTCATCCGCCTCGGAAGCCGAATTCAGCAGTACGACCGTCGCTTCGTCCCGCTGCCGAATTTTATCGGCAATGTTCGCCGGCACCAGCTCATAGCTTTCTCCGAAGCGAGCAATGGCAATACGGCCGCGGGCCAGTTGGTCCTGCTGGGCTGAGGTCACGAGTATCTTTTTAATTTTCTTGGCATCGACAAACTGATAGTCGATCTCGCCCTGGCGTCGCTCCAGCCGATGGGTTTCCACCAGCTGACGAATCTGCGCGGCTATCGCTTTGCGTTCGGCCTCCTGCTGACGCTCCCGGTTGGCCTGGCGGTCTTTTTCTGCCTGCTCGGCGCGGGCGGCCCGGGCCCGTTCGGCCACTTCGT is part of the Hydrocarboniclastica marina genome and encodes:
- a CDS encoding DUF2058 domain-containing protein, which gives rise to MALSLQEQLLKQGLVDDKKAKQIKQEQRRKTKQGKQKPAEPNEVAERARAARAEQAEKDRQANRERQQEAERKAIAAQIRQLVETHRLERRQGEIDYQFVDAKKIKKILVTSAQQDQLARGRIAIARFGESYELVPANIADKIRQRDEATVVLLNSASEADEDDPYADYPIPDDLMW